The following are encoded in a window of Paenibacillaceae bacterium GAS479 genomic DNA:
- a CDS encoding purine-nucleoside phosphorylase produces the protein MSVHIGAKEGQIAETVLLPGDPLRAKYIAETYLTDVELYNEVRGMLGFTGNYKGKRISVQGSGMGLPSISIYANELIRNYGVRNLIRVGTCGAMQHGVNVRDVILAQASCTDSSMNRNQFLGYDFAPIASFTLLKSAYEHAVSAGVNVHVGNIYSTDVFYKEDTTAVQRLMDHGVLGVEMETTALYTIAARHGVQALTVLAASDHLLTGEETTAAERQSSFNEMMVIALDTAADIPLSK, from the coding sequence ATGAGCGTGCATATTGGAGCTAAAGAGGGCCAGATCGCTGAAACAGTGCTGCTTCCTGGAGATCCGCTGCGAGCTAAATATATCGCTGAGACCTACTTGACTGATGTCGAGCTTTACAATGAAGTTCGGGGCATGCTGGGTTTTACGGGCAACTACAAAGGAAAACGCATATCCGTGCAAGGCTCGGGAATGGGGCTGCCGTCGATCAGTATTTATGCCAATGAGCTAATCCGCAACTACGGCGTCCGCAATCTGATTCGCGTTGGTACTTGTGGAGCGATGCAGCATGGGGTGAATGTGCGAGATGTAATCTTAGCTCAGGCCAGCTGTACAGATTCCAGCATGAACCGCAATCAGTTTCTGGGATACGATTTCGCGCCAATTGCCAGCTTTACGCTGCTCAAGTCAGCTTATGAACATGCCGTGAGCGCAGGCGTAAACGTTCATGTCGGCAATATTTACAGCACCGATGTGTTCTACAAGGAAGATACAACAGCTGTTCAACGATTGATGGACCACGGAGTGCTCGGTGTCGAAATGGAAACTACAGCGCTCTATACGATTGCAGCACGGCATGGAGTTCAGGCACTGACGGTGTTGGCCGCCAGTGATCATCTGCTTACGGGCGAGGAGACGACCGCGGCTGAGCGGCAGTCATCCTTCAACGAAATGATGGTAATCGCACTTGATACAGCCGCGGATATTCCTCTGTCCAAATAG
- a CDS encoding pyrimidine-nucleoside phosphorylase, with translation MRMVDLIEKKRNGHELTTEEIRFVIEGYTRDEIPDYQVSALAMAIYFRDMSDRERADLTLAMVESGETIDLSDIHGVKVDKHSTGGVGDTTTLVLAPLVAAAGIPVAKMSGRGLGHTGGTLDKLEAIPGFHIELTREEFAARVNESLIAVIGQSGNLTPADKKLYALRDVTATVESIPLIASSIMSKKIASGADAIVLDVKTGAGAFMKDEEDARRLATAMVAIGNQVGRNTMAVISDMSQPLGYAIGNSLEVQEAIDTLRGEGPADLLELCLALGSQMVYLGGGAASLEEAEELLKELLANGKALEKFKEFIRNQGGNPAVVDDPSLLPQAPYRIELPARESGFVSKMIADEIGTAAMVLGAGRATKDSVIDLSVGLMLNKKVGDSVKVGESLVTIHANQEDVADVMESLYAAIEIAPKAETPLLVRGVVTGVQGSKA, from the coding sequence ATGAGAATGGTAGATCTGATTGAGAAAAAGAGAAATGGTCATGAGCTTACAACGGAAGAGATTCGCTTTGTTATCGAAGGTTATACCCGCGACGAGATTCCTGATTACCAGGTAAGCGCTTTGGCGATGGCTATATACTTCCGTGATATGAGCGATCGGGAGCGGGCAGATCTGACGCTGGCGATGGTGGAATCCGGTGAGACAATTGATCTTTCGGATATTCACGGTGTTAAAGTCGATAAACACTCGACCGGCGGCGTGGGCGATACGACTACTCTTGTGCTGGCTCCGCTCGTTGCAGCGGCTGGAATTCCAGTTGCCAAAATGTCCGGACGTGGGCTTGGTCATACGGGTGGAACGCTCGACAAGCTAGAAGCTATTCCAGGCTTCCATATCGAGCTTACCCGTGAAGAGTTCGCTGCCCGCGTCAATGAATCGCTCATCGCGGTAATCGGCCAATCTGGCAACCTGACTCCAGCCGACAAAAAGCTTTATGCTTTGCGTGATGTTACCGCTACGGTTGAGTCGATTCCGCTCATCGCAAGCTCCATTATGAGCAAGAAGATTGCCTCAGGCGCGGATGCTATTGTGCTTGATGTCAAAACAGGAGCAGGCGCCTTCATGAAGGACGAGGAAGATGCGCGCCGTTTGGCTACTGCGATGGTTGCGATTGGCAACCAGGTTGGACGTAATACGATGGCGGTCATTTCCGATATGAGTCAGCCGCTCGGTTACGCAATCGGCAACTCCCTTGAAGTGCAGGAAGCGATCGATACGCTGCGCGGCGAAGGCCCGGCGGATTTGCTGGAGCTTTGTCTGGCGCTTGGCAGCCAGATGGTCTACCTCGGCGGAGGAGCTGCTTCTCTTGAGGAAGCGGAGGAGCTGTTGAAAGAGCTTTTGGCAAACGGCAAAGCATTGGAAAAATTCAAAGAATTCATCCGTAATCAAGGCGGCAATCCGGCTGTGGTCGACGATCCAAGCTTGCTGCCGCAAGCACCGTACCGAATCGAGCTGCCTGCACGTGAGAGTGGCTTTGTATCTAAGATGATCGCAGATGAAATCGGAACGGCAGCAATGGTACTTGGAGCGGGACGCGCGACTAAGGATTCGGTAATCGATCTGTCGGTTGGGCTGATGTTGAACAAAAAGGTGGGCGACTCCGTAAAAGTGGGAGAGTCTCTCGTGACAATTCATGCCAATCAAGAGGATGTAGCTGATGTTATGGAAAGTCTGTACGCGGCTATTGAAATCGCACCTAAAGCCGAAACACCTCTGCTCGTGCGCGGTGTCGTAACAGGCGTGCAGGGTAGCAAGGCATGA
- a CDS encoding Putative aminopeptidase FrvX, with amino-acid sequence MKMSAAWKEKLDRSYILDRLQQLLETPSPSGYCNDIMKLISAEVSRLGFELKLTPKGNGLIDLGGSESGEPLLLTAHVDTLGAMVRAVKSDGKLRMTPIGGYDMSTVEGEYCLVHTRGGKIYEGTVLSTMPSVHVYPDSRSQKRDDASMEVRLDVDTTSRADTLALDIAPGDFISWDPRVRILPDGWVKSRHLDDKASVAALLGILESVHREGLKLNRPVKLLISTYEEVGHGSSWIPEDIVEMIAVDMGAMGDDLSATEKDVSICAKDSSGPYDYGMTSRLIELAKSQEIPHAVDIYPFYGSDASAALRGGANIRAALIGPGVHASHGMERTHADAIVGTAALLLAYIME; translated from the coding sequence ATGAAGATGAGTGCTGCATGGAAGGAAAAGCTGGATCGCAGCTATATTCTTGACAGGCTGCAGCAGCTGTTGGAAACGCCAAGCCCGAGCGGTTATTGCAACGATATTATGAAGCTGATCTCCGCCGAGGTTTCACGCCTCGGCTTTGAGTTGAAGCTGACGCCGAAGGGCAACGGGCTCATTGATCTGGGAGGTAGTGAGAGCGGGGAACCGCTGCTGCTGACCGCGCATGTGGATACCCTTGGCGCGATGGTTCGCGCTGTAAAGTCCGATGGCAAACTTCGGATGACTCCGATTGGCGGCTATGATATGTCGACAGTTGAGGGAGAATATTGCCTTGTACACACGCGGGGCGGTAAAATCTATGAAGGCACCGTTCTCTCTACGATGCCTTCTGTTCATGTGTATCCTGATTCTCGTTCACAGAAGCGCGACGACGCTTCTATGGAAGTCCGGCTCGACGTTGATACGACAAGCCGCGCGGATACGCTCGCTCTGGACATTGCTCCAGGCGACTTTATCTCTTGGGATCCACGGGTCAGGATTTTGCCGGATGGATGGGTGAAATCACGCCATCTTGATGACAAAGCCAGCGTTGCGGCTCTGCTCGGCATTCTTGAGTCCGTGCACAGAGAAGGGCTCAAGCTGAATCGCCCGGTCAAGCTGCTCATTTCAACCTATGAGGAAGTCGGACACGGCAGCTCCTGGATTCCAGAGGACATCGTAGAGATGATTGCCGTCGACATGGGAGCGATGGGGGATGATCTTAGCGCGACTGAGAAGGATGTTTCTATCTGCGCTAAGGATTCCTCTGGGCCATATGACTACGGAATGACCTCGCGGCTCATTGAGCTGGCCAAAAGCCAGGAGATCCCGCATGCGGTCGATATATACCCGTTCTACGGTTCTGACGCCAGTGCAGCGCTTAGAGGCGGTGCAAACATCCGTGCTGCGCTTATTGGGCCGGGAGTCCATGCCTCCCATGGCATGGAACGTACGCATGCTGACGCAATAGTGGGAACGGCGGCGTTATTGCTGGCATACATCATGGAATAA
- a CDS encoding thymidine kinase — MAQLYYKYGTMNSGKSFEIIKVAHNYEEQGKAVLIFSPAMDTRSGKDEVGSRVGFTRKAIPVAADTDLYSEVLTHQPAGGPKQIYCVLIDEAQFLNRDHIDQLTRVVDELDVPVMAFGLKNDFRNELFEGSYYLLAQADKIEEIKTICWFCDRKATMVIRFQGGIPVNEGAQIQIGGNDDYKPVCRKCYKAAFAGSKSEES, encoded by the coding sequence TTGGCGCAGCTTTACTATAAGTACGGAACGATGAACAGCGGTAAGTCCTTTGAGATTATCAAAGTAGCTCATAATTATGAGGAGCAGGGCAAAGCCGTCTTGATCTTTTCTCCGGCAATGGACACTCGCAGCGGCAAGGATGAGGTTGGCTCACGAGTCGGTTTTACTCGTAAAGCAATTCCCGTTGCGGCGGATACCGACCTTTACAGCGAGGTGCTTACCCATCAGCCGGCAGGCGGTCCGAAGCAGATCTATTGCGTCCTGATCGATGAGGCTCAGTTCCTCAATCGGGATCATATCGACCAGCTGACACGCGTCGTTGATGAGCTAGATGTACCGGTTATGGCGTTCGGCTTGAAGAATGACTTCCGCAACGAACTGTTCGAAGGCAGCTATTATCTGCTGGCTCAAGCAGACAAGATTGAGGAGATCAAGACGATCTGCTGGTTTTGCGACCGTAAGGCAACGATGGTTATCCGCTTTCAGGGGGGAATTCCTGTCAACGAAGGGGCACAGATCCAAATCGGAGGCAACGACGATTACAAGCCGGTTTGCCGCAAATGTTACAAGGCTGCTTTTGCCGGATCGAAGAGCGAGGAATCGTAA
- a CDS encoding phosphocarrier protein, whose protein sequence is MFSISGREGQWTMRAHEFVIQTDFHREDLTRLSAAAARFQSDIKLEFCSGNNCNIVDVKSLLGMLLLPIRMGTPVMLRVAGKDEGETFSYMLEELAK, encoded by the coding sequence ATGTTTTCCATTTCCGGCAGGGAAGGTCAGTGGACTATGAGAGCGCATGAATTCGTTATTCAAACGGACTTCCATCGGGAGGATCTCACTCGGTTGTCAGCAGCAGCGGCTCGTTTTCAATCCGACATCAAGCTTGAATTTTGCAGCGGGAACAATTGCAATATCGTTGATGTTAAAAGCCTGCTAGGCATGCTCCTGCTGCCGATCCGCATGGGAACCCCGGTGATGCTCCGCGTAGCGGGCAAGGATGAGGGAGAGACGTTTTCCTACATGCTTGAGGAACTGGCCAAATAA
- a CDS encoding Pimeloyl-ACP methyl ester carboxylesterase translates to MNELLVKVDGIELCTESFGNRDNPAILLIMGAQSSLVWWEEPFCQRLADTGRYVIRYDNRDVGRSTTYEPGHPDYTLVDMADDAIRVLDAYKIEQAHIFGMSLGGMLTQIIALRHPKRVLTITLLATSNFAPGLPPMEERVIEFFSNMGTIDLTNEQSAVDFAISRSRILVGSKHSFDENKVRYLAKEDFTRSHNTASMTNHALLTGGESYFARTSEINAPTLVIHGTEDPIIPYAHGENLVNEIPDAVLLTLERTGHELHYGDWDVVINSILKHTAISNQSH, encoded by the coding sequence ATGAACGAACTACTTGTAAAAGTAGATGGAATAGAACTATGTACCGAAAGTTTCGGCAATCGAGATAACCCAGCCATACTACTCATTATGGGTGCCCAGTCCTCACTCGTTTGGTGGGAGGAACCGTTTTGCCAGCGTTTAGCAGATACAGGACGTTACGTCATTCGTTATGACAACCGGGATGTTGGACGTTCTACAACGTACGAGCCTGGCCATCCAGACTATACTTTGGTAGATATGGCCGATGATGCTATTCGAGTATTGGATGCTTATAAAATTGAGCAAGCACATATATTTGGCATGTCCTTGGGAGGAATGCTGACTCAAATAATAGCTCTGCGTCATCCGAAGAGGGTTCTAACGATCACCCTACTGGCAACGTCCAATTTTGCTCCCGGTCTCCCGCCGATGGAGGAAAGGGTTATCGAGTTTTTCTCGAATATGGGGACAATAGATTTGACGAACGAACAATCTGCAGTCGATTTTGCAATTAGCAGATCAAGAATTTTAGTCGGCTCAAAACATTCTTTTGATGAGAATAAAGTTCGATATTTAGCAAAAGAAGACTTTACTAGAAGCCACAATACAGCAAGTATGACGAATCACGCCTTGTTGACAGGTGGAGAATCTTATTTTGCGAGAACGAGTGAAATCAACGCCCCCACTCTCGTTATACATGGTACGGAAGATCCGATTATCCCTTATGCACACGGAGAAAACCTTGTAAATGAAATTCCAGATGCCGTTTTACTGACTTTGGAACGTACCGGGCATGAGCTTCACTATGGCGACTGGGATGTAGTAATTAATTCTATCTTAAAACATACTGCGATATCTAATCAGTCCCACTAA